Genomic DNA from Alistipes indistinctus YIT 12060:
TTAATAACGTCAATTCTTTTCTGCAATTCGTCCTCTTTTTGGAAGGAAGGCGTGCATTTGACGCGGCGCATTCCGGTACCCCATCCCATGTCGTCAATCACTCGGTGCAGTCTCAGTTTTTCATTGTAAAGGCGCTCTTCCAATCTTTTCAGACGTTTTTGGAGCGTTTCTTTCGAAAATTTTCTCATCTCTGATATTTTTAGACATTCTCGAGTTTGTCAGAGAGTAATAGTTCTGCGAGGGCCGCGTTTTGAGGGATCACCACCGGAATATCCGTACTCCCGGGTTTATAAAGTTCCGTCGCCACGTTGTAGAGATCCCATGCCGTAAGTTGTTTTTTGTCGATGGCCAGTTTTAACAGTTTCTCGGTGAAGTCGGAGATTTGCGATTGGTTGAGAGGGTAAATATCAACCCGTGAAGAAAGGCGCTTGTCGGAACTGTCGTGCGAGACACGCAAGGTCGTGAGCAGACCGATGTAAGCGTAAACCTCCACTGGCGTGAGTATTTTTGCCTTGAGGCCGGCGATTCGTTTACGATCCTCCGCCAAATGGTTGTCGAAACTGCCCAACCATTCGTCCACCCGTTCGAAAAGTTGCTCTATCGATACTTTCTCTTTTCCGTAGTTCGATACGATGCGCTCCGGCGAGAGGATGCATTGGTTGTGGCATATTTTCACGCATGGGCCGATGGCCACCTGAATACCGCTTTGATGGAAGGCAACCACAAGCGAGGTCGTGAGTTCGTCCGTCTCCTGTTCCTTGATGCGGATTGTGGTGTAGATGCGACGCAGGATATGTGCCTCAACGGCACGTTCTCCGAATTTTTCCTCGACCTGCGGCAGTACCACCACCCCGGGCTCGTTCCGGTTCCGGTTCTGGGCGGCGAAAATTTCTTCGACCTCGTAGTTCAGATTGTTGTGGCGGCAGATTTCCTCCATTTGCTCGATGACCTGATAATGGTATATGCCTTTGAGCGGCGCGCCGTAAATGTCGTTTTCTTTGAAAGTTCGACGCAATGTGTCGAGTGTAACCACTTCGATGGAGTTGGTCGTAAAATCGAACTGTGCTTGTGCGGTCGTTGCTACTGAATTTTCCATAATAATTTGTTTTTAAGGTTATTAAAACACAAAAGCGACGAGCTGTTTGCTTGTCGCTTTCTATTGTCATGTTTAATAATGAAGTCCGTCGTGGTTCAGAGAGACAGCGACGGAGGTGATCGTTCGAATGTTATATCGTTTGCAGTCTTCATATTTCCCTGATTAACTTGACCAATCGACTCATATCGGGTTGTTGGCTGAATGTCGTCCGCTGGAACCGAGGTGTACGGATAATTTCGCTCCCGTCGATCAGCAGTCCCGGCAGAAAATATTCATCATGGACAACGATAAAGAACAGTTTGAGATCCCCTATTGCGGCCACATAGGAGACGCACTTTTCCGTAGTCCCGTTTCCCGAATCGATCTGGAATACTTGAGGGGACTCGAATACGATCTTGTGCAGGGATTGCAGCATTTTTCCGTCCAAGCCGATGTATTCGAGGCATTCCCTTGCGATCTTCACTTGACCGGCCGGTCCGGCAAGCTTTATTTCAGTCGGTATTGTCAATGGAATGGCTTGCATTGGGATATTTGATTGAAGTATAATGCGGAAATCATCAAATGAGAGGTAAATATTTGTGTCGAATCATCTCTGCGATCTCACAGCACATTTGATAGGAGGCTCTGTTGCGATCGTCGATTATGACGTTCCCGGGCGTGGACATAAATAGAATGCATTCCCTGATCATGCGGAAAAAGTTTTGCTGAAGCGTCCGGTGCATATTGGGAATGCAGGCAGCGAATCTTGCAGGATTGGAGCAGCTGTTAAGTATTTTTTCCAGTTCCTTGAGAGCGATGTACTCCTGCGATCGCTCCAACTCTTTCTGTGAAAATTGTTCAGACATAATTTTTACATTTTTAGAAATTAGGTTGGTAATTATGAGGATAATGTTTTCCCGTCGGAATACTATACCGAAATCGGATTGACCCGCAATGTATCGAGGTTCAGATAGAGTCCGTGATAGAGGATCAGGCCCTCGCGGAACAATTTCCACAAAAGGCTGCAACCGAGATGAGCGAGCGTCGAATTGACGAATAAGTCCTGCTTGTTAAGAGCCTCAGCCAACGAGCAGCTCGGCCCGGAATCTTCATCCTTGATCGTGCCGTAGCTTTTCACGTAATCGGTTACGCACGGCAGCCGTTGTATGGTCTGAAACTTTTTCGACTTTGGTTGTTCGATATTTTCCCGGATCGTTCCGAGTATGATTTGCCCCGTTTTCTGGGCATTCCCGAAATCACACCAGTACAGGGGGGTGGCATAGTCCGTATAACTGTTGCCTCGGCCTGTCGATTTGAGAAGCCGGGCAAGATTGACCCTCGATGATACACTGTCCGTACAAGTGATAAAAAGATTTGCGCTTGTGTTATCTTCCTCTTGTGGATAATGGGTTGTTTCGGCTTGCCAATCACTGCCGAAAAATCGGTTGATCCGCGTAATAATACACTGAGCTTTGTTGAGTCCGAGATCGGCTTCTCCGAAAAGCTGTCGTCCGATATTGGATTCGCTGACGAGATCTGGGTCGTACACCCTGACGGACAGACCGCAATGGCCGAGCGTTCGCAGGGCCTGATCCATTCGTGCGAGTGACGTAACGACCTGCGATCCCGTGCCTCCCGCGCCGATCACATTGATCGTGACGGGGTGCTGCGGGTTCAGCAAATACGAATCTGAAAAGTGTGCGCGTGTCATTTGAGTAGTTGGTTAAGGGTTTTACGGTAAGGTTTAAGTTCGTTCGGATCGAACGGCTGTTCTTTGGCCGCTTTCGTGACCAGCACCAAATTATGCTCGGTGGGATTGCCTTCGGAACTCAGGTGTGAGAATTCCGATTGCCAGAAGCGTTTTTCCCAGTAATCTGTCAGTTCGTCGTAAGTCGGGTTAAGGGGCTTATTCAGTCGCGCCGTACCGAGGCAGACATCGTTCGACGAGGTATTGAAAAACGGCGCAAGAAACAATTCTGCATTTTTGGCAGGACGCTTGCCTTTGTAGGCAAAAATTCGCAGCGTTTCGTTTGTGGCAATGTATATCACACCCGGCATATGGTATTCGGCATTTTCCATGCATAAGTCTTTTCGGAAATACATCATGCGTTTCGCCGGTGGGTTATACCATATATACTTTTCCCGTCCTTTTCTGACGTCGCAGTAGAGCATGGTTTCGGGTATGGGGCCGAACGGCGTACCCGAATGCGATTCGCAGTATGCGGACGTGAGGCGGTTCATGAATTCGCAGGATACGGGCTGTGCCGCTCCCATTTTTCCGTCGGGCGTGATCGGACGCGTTTCGAGATAGAACATTTTTTCCGGTTCTTCGCAATGGTAAACGATCAGTGCCGCCTCGGGCCGGAGCAGCATATTGATTTTTTCCGTAAGGCAATTCATTTTGTCAGGGATTATGGGTTGTTATGAATTCCACGAAACGCTCGATCCATTTGGAGAAACGCTCCGGATAATCGTCCATTGAAAACGGTTTTTTTAGATCGGGTGTAAGGTATAGTGTCGTCGCAGGAGTGATGATGTAATCGCAGTTTTGCAACTCCGTGTTAACCATTTCGGAAAGATTCTCGTTCAATACGTCATCCACGTCGTAAACCACCCGTATCATCCGGTCGGGATCGACCCTTATCATATCTGATTCTTGCGTTTCGTCATACGGATCGTAGAGATAATGCATAATGGATGGTTTGTCATGGCCGACGAACTGGAAACCCTCTTTGAATAACTTTGCCAGCAGTTCCTCGTATTCGTTGACGGGCTGATAACGATCGAGTACCTGCGGCAACCGTTTGTAGTAACATCGCCTTTCCACCCGCTCCAACAGATGTCGGGCGTGTCCGTTTATATAAGAGCGAATCGCGCCTCGGTATTCCCTGCGTTCTTTTTTATCGAATTCTCCGCTTGCAGCGTTTTCGGCCATCCAGTCAATCGTCCAGTCTAAATCGTCATTATCGGTCAGATAGGTCATCCCGTTATGGAGGGCGAATTCATGAATAAACGAAATGGCTATGCGCTTGAGTTTTCCCGTCAAGATGTCGATAAACGAGACGGGCAGCCAGTGAAACGTCCAGTCCGGCCACCTGTGGTATCGATATAAACAAAAGGTCAGCCTGTTCTGGTCGACCTCGAAATTGACTTCCTCGGCTGTCAATTTATCCAGTTCCTTATATAATTTGGCGATGCTTTCGCAAAGGGAATGTCCCGGAATATGCACCAATTTCCGGCCGATCAGTCCGGCATAGTTGCAGGCGCTGTCGAGCAGATAGCGGTAGTTTTCCTCGGTGATGAGATCGACGGTTCCTGCGCTCGTTTCCCACTCGATTTTTTTAGGAGCGATGGCATTTATTGTTGATTTCAAAAAATCATGACCGCAGCGCATGGCGGTAAGATCCGCTTCTTGTGTTCGGCTCCCCGTTCGAGATTGTGATTCCCCGCCTCCTCGATAATAAGGCGGGATAGTGTATCTATTTGTCGGTCGTCCAATAGCTGTTTGCATGGTCCCTTTAATTTTTTGGTTTTCATCTTCATGCTTTTATCCCTTTGTTCCGAGTGTCGTTTTAAAAGTATAAATGCTTTGGTCGTTTTTGATTTCGGGTCCTTGTGCCGTGGCCGTAGTTAACTCGGGATATGTATTCGAGTAGAAATTCATCACTTGATCTACCGTCATGGACGGATTGGGATCGGAAAGCGCGATCAGTTCGTTTCCTTTCTGGAAGGTAAAGGCCCTGTCGAGTCCGTTGATTGCGAGTGCCATTGTTATCGGTTTTTAGTTTTAGAATAATGTCTGATTCGTCATGTTCTGGCAAATGTCTTTTGCCCTGCATTCTTCTGGAAAATCGATGATTTCGTTGTACGGATCTTCTTCTTCATTCTCATCATCATCATCATCTTCATTGTTATCAGTATCATCGATTGAGGCTGGAGGCCGGACAGCCTGTTGTGTTACAGATGACCCAGTTGCGGTTTTGCCGAAAAGCGATCCCTGACACATTTTTGCTTGCACATCTTCGAGTAGCAAAGTGATCTTTTTCTTATTTAGGTCGTTTGCGTATAATCGTGCCTGACGAAGATTGACCATTGCGTCGCCCAGCTTCCCTGCGGCTATTTGTTCTTCTGCTTTTTTCTTGAATTTGTCGCTTTTTTCTTTCCGCTCTTTTTCCTCTTTTTCCTTTTTATCTTTTTCCGCTTTCGCCGCCTTACTGTTGGCTTCGGCTACTTCTAACTGGTGTTCGAACTGTTTCATGTTAGTCAGAAGCCCTTGCGCTTTGGGAACGGGCTGCGCCAATGCTGATGTGAAACCCTGATCCAGTTCTTCCGGAATGCCGGTTGCCGTAAAAGGAGTAATGTAGTGTTGCGCTTGATCCTGAAGTCCGTTCATTTTAGTAATGACAGCTACCGTCAGGACGTTTTCATCCGTTTTGCGAATGGTGAGGATCAGGTCCGTATCCTGTCCCATCATTTGATTGATTTGTTGGAAAAACATAGTGATTGGTTTTAGTGTACAACAATATGATTCGGCCTTAATAGGTCATTAACAAATAGATGATACCGCCTGTAATGCACAATGGCAAGAGTCGGTATAACAACCGAAGAATCCAACGAACGATCCAGAATGCGATAGCCAGCAGAATCAGGTTGTGCAGGATCAGCTTCCAATAAAATGCGATAACCGCGATTAGGGTAATAATTCCCACTGTCTTAAAAATTCTTTTCGTTTTCATTTTATTTCTTCATTACAAGTTTCTACTTTGGGGATAACCGTTTCCGGATGGATGTCGAAATTCCAGTCTGTCAGATCGTCCCCCAATGTAGAGTGAATAGTCCCTCCCATCACGAGTCCGCATTCTTCGAGAACGGCTCGCCGAGCCTCCCGTTCATTTTCGGCCACCACAAAATATTGACCTGTAAAGACGTACTGTACATGTACGGCATAATGTTCACTCATATGCTTCAAAATTAAAGGGATGGCCGATTGTAGGCCATCCCTGTTTATTGGCATCTGGCTTTAGCGCCGTATGCCTTCAATTTTTCCTTGTCAAGCTCGTAAATTTCCAATGGGAGCAGATAACTTTTGGATTTACTCTTTAGAGATGCCGCGCCTAAATAGTTGGCTTCAGGATATTCCTGCACAAATCGTTTGCAGATCCGGTTAGAGGGTTTCACGTTGAAAATGATACATTTCTCCATTTCGATGAGATTCAAAAAATCATCAGCGCCGGAAAACCATGTCGGTTTTCCGGCGCTGAAAGTTTAATTGTGAGTGATTATTTGTGGTCGTATTTATTGTCCGCCAAGCGGCAAAACGTTTCGTAATTTTTATTTTCCCATGTCAAGTTTAATCTTATTTCATTACTGATGCCGGTCTTTCGAATCTCGAAAGTGAAGCGAATACCGTTGCGGTCGATATAGCCTTCATTTGCGTTTTCCCAGATCGAATCAGGGTCCGAAAGAACGGTCTGTTTAAATGCCCTGATTTTTTCGTGGTTTTCGGCATTCTGCTTTTGGAGTTTTAAAAAGACGAGCGTACCGAAATTAATCCAGTCTTCGATTTTTTTCAGGGTAAAGACCCCAATGTTTTGCGGAGGTTCAATTCCTCTTTTGGCATGGTCGATCGCTGATCGATCGATATTTTCTAACAAGGAAAAATCGGGTGATATTTCGTAGTGACGTCTCGGATACCGATATTTCCAAACATGAAATACGATGTTGTTTCTGAATATGGCCACCAGTGCCCGTTCAATCGTCCAACTATTGTCATCATTGCACCAGACTTGATAAACGATCTCCGCATCAGGCACGAAAGTTTTGACGGCATCGTAAATGTGGGTGACTTCGCTATCGAACTGACATCGTGAGCTCAGGTTGTTGATTTTAATTTTTGCCAGTTCCTTTTTTCTAACCGTTTTCATAGGTACTGTATTAATTATTAAATTTTATTGATTTTTGTTTTATTAAATATTTAAGTGTCGGTTGACAAGGGCAAAAGCAAGCCGCCACAGGGGTTCCGGCCCAAAATTTCACGCAGGGAAATTTTGAGAGGAAGCCCGGCGGCTTAACTTGCCCGGCAACCGATATTAAAACAATGATTATATGCTTATAAAAACGCCCTGCATGCGATGCAAAGCGTTTAAATTGAGATTAAAAAGGCTACAATCCTCTGCCCCGTGATTGTCGTTTGGGATATTCGGGGATTATTTTCTCTTTCAGGACTTGACTGTTCTCGTATTCTGGGAAATCACGCCCGATAATATCGTTTGCGATTTTTCCGCGCTCCCTGTAAAGCGTTGCTTTTTGATTCATATCCCCACAACGGCTGATATTGCGATTGATCGTCTTGAATTGTTCGTCGTAGGAAAATCTCTGTTTTTCCGAGCATTGGAAAGACTCCATCGCATGAGACCCGGCCAAAGTGAGGGATGCATAGTCATATGCTCTGCGGGGCATATATATGGCCTCAGGTGCAAAACTCCTGACAAACGACTGAAGGCTGGCAGGATCGGCTTTTAGGATTTGCTCGTGAGACAAGATTCCATCGCTCTCCAGATTCCCTTTTGCAAGGTAACACCCCTTGTTTTTCAGATAGGTGAATTGATCCCAGCGATTGATCAGATTGGCCGGAATATCGAACACGCGTAAAGTCTGTCCCTCTCTGCTGCCGGAGAGCATGGAGGCCGCAATTTCTTGCAGGTAGTTCCGGTAGGCATTCTTCCCTTCGGGACTTTGGGTGAAAAGCAGTGCATCCGTTTCCGTTTTCACATGCTTATAAATAGGAAATCTGGGATTGTTACCGTAGCTGTCAGACAGGCTTCATGCTTCACCGTTCATCCCGGCACGGATATACTTGCGTTCCGCATCCGGGGACAGCAAGGGAATGCCGTGCTTCATACAATGGATGGCGTCTCTGAGCGAAACGATGTGGGTGGGATGAATATCCAATGGTTTCGTAACGGAAAGCAGCCTATTGAAATAGTCGCTGTTATTTTCTTTCGGAACGATCGGCGGCACTTTATCAACGTCCAACACATAACGGAACAGCATATTATCGCTCGCTTTTTCTAAGTCAGGGCCGGAATCGGCTATACACTCCATGATAAACATTTTAAATTTTTCTACGGAGCCTGCAAGCGGTGAGGCAACATATATCGTTTTCTGTTCGGGCGATACCATGACGTTTACCGCTCTTTTCGAGAAATCTACCATAATTTTTTAATAGATAAGTTACAACAATCCTTTGCGTTGTAATTGACATTTTGCTTCCAGTAGTCGTAGTGTCCGGTCACGTCGTCGCAGACGGACAGTTGGCTGAAACCGTTGATTCGAGCGACATAACCGATTTTCTTTTCGAGAGGCAACTGCCTGTACCCGCTTTGCTTAACGGTATACTCCGAGTAATCGAGCGGCAACCAACGCTCTATTCAAGCGTTGACCCTCAAGAATTCGATCAGGACTTTCTCGCACTGAATGTGGTTTATCCTGTCAGTGGCGGTACCAATAAGATTCGGTATGAAAGGCGACAATCGGACGCATACGTCGAAACCGAGGCGTTGCAACTTTTCGACGGCCTTGATGCGTTGGGATGGTGGGGAGGCCATTTCATATTGCGATGCAACATGGTCGTCGCAGGATGTTATGGATATTTGAATATGGGCAAGATCCGGATTCATAATTCCCACATATCGGTCGTCTGCGACTAATGAGGATTTGGTTACGATCAGATAATGAACGGAACGATCGTTGAGCGCCTTAATGGCTTCGTAAGTTTCTTTGTAGTCGAGTTCTGCCGGTTGTAAGCAGTCGGTCATCCCGCCGAGCCGGACTACGCTTCCCGGTAAAAGTTTGCCTATGGCGCGGGATACTTTCTCCCGGTCCGCAACAGCCGGGAAACCGGGGTTTCATAATCCCCGGAAACTCAGCAGGGATTTAGCATAACAGTATGAGCAGTCGTGGGCGCATCCGCGACCGTAAAGGTCCAGACGGGTCGGATAGTTACACTTGCTCCCTTCATTTCCTCCGACCGTTTTCAGAAAAGATTTAAATTCGTTATTCATTTTTTCAAAAATTATTTTCCGATAATCGGTAATTGAATCGCCCCATCGTCCCAGTCATTCACAGTGATGGTTATTCCGGTCGTCGTAACGTCGATGTCGATAGGAAGCACGACGTCTCGGTCGTTTCTCAGGTCGATGCCCAAATCGTGTCGGGCGATGTACTCTCCCAGATTGACCTGGCCGACCGTTTCCGACCCGGCTTGGACGATCATCCGCACGGGATCGGGCATGTCGAAACTATATACTGCGAATGTCGCTGAAAATCCTTGCTGGGTTTGCTGCAATCGCGGGCTGAATGCGGTCTGTGCGAATACCGGATCGCCTTTGTAGTCTGTTCCAGACGGAATTCCGGTAAAAAGTACAGCCATTTTATCGGGAGTTACAACCAGTTTTTCGGCTCCGTTTACGGTTAAATCGACCAGAAAATAATGCTTGTCCAAATCGACTGTTCTTACATGCGGTTCGCCCCGCCGCACCTCGAAGCGAGTGAGGCTGTGAAAAAGCCTGTCGGCATCCGGGCATGTATCGCCCTGTTTTTCTACTGCAAATAAGTCGGCTGTGGTCGATTCTCCCGGCACGAGTTTCGGTATCGTGATTCGCTTTACGTTCCCGAAACACACTACGGTATATTCTCCTGCGGGTACGCCGTCCAAAAGCCGCAGGCCGCTTGTGTCTTCGGCTGCCCGCCTATCGGCTTCCACCTTTTTGATAAAATGTCCCATCGGGTCGAAAATATATAGATCAAGAGAATGGATTTCATCTTGCGTAGCATCGATTCCGTCTTTATTCAGATAATGATAGCTAACTGTAAGTGAGGGTCTTGCATCAACCTCTATGTCAGTTGTTTCAGAAAGAGAGCAACCGCTCAGCAGCAGTCCACTCCATATCATATATACTATTTTTCTCATTTCATTCTGTTTTATCGTTTTTCACCGTTTCTGCGGTTGGCTTCAGATTATCATTTTTTAAAATGGATTATTAACGGTTTGGTTGGGGGCACGTTTACAAATTTTCGACCAGTCCGGACAGCTCCGGGTCCAGCTTAGCTCGGAATCGGTACCGGGGTTCGGTTTCAGCGGCGCGGCGGTAATACACGAGTGCTTCGTCTCGGGCTCCGAGCCGGGCGCAGACGATGGCGAGCATATAATCCCTTTCAGGGTCTTGGGGCAGCGGTTCGAGGACTTCACGGGCCAATGCGTCGTAACCGAGTGAAAGGAGTGCAAGGGCATAATTCCGGTCGTGATAGCTTTCGAGCAAGTACATCGCCGGAGCGTAGTCCCGATGCTTGAGCATCTCCACCGCACGGGAGTAGAGCGTGTCGGGTTCGGCTGTAACAACTGTATCCTGCACCATGTCCCGCCGCCGCAGGCTGTACCGGAAGTCGACCGCCCGAAGCCGGGGATAAAGTTTGCGGCGCAGGAGTGCATAATCTTCCGGATAGCACCGCCTGATCTCGCTCTCCAGCCCATCGTCGTGGGTTCGTTGTGCGATCAGCTTCAGTATTTCGCTGCGGTGCGCGATGCCTTCCTCGCCAGCGATCAGTTTTCGTAGTCCGTCCCAATCCTCACCCACCCAACGTACCGCGATCAGCGTGTCGATTTCCCGTCCGAAGCGATCCGTCAGATAGCCTTTCAGCGAACGTGCCCGGCGTTCGGCCAGCAGCGCATTGTGGGCATAGGAGCCTTCGGGTGACGATGATGCCGTGAGCGTTACTGAATCCACATAAAACTCGCTGTGATTAATCAGGCTGTCCATTGTCGCGGTGATCCGGGCCAACTGTGGTCCATTGTCGTCCAACGTGTCGATAATTGCCGTGCCGTTCACCGGAAAATTCAGGTAACTCCGGTCTCGTACTTCTGCGTATTTCTTGACGATGCGTTTTACGAACCGTTGCGTCGTATCCACGAAAGACAGCATCGACGAGACGGTGTAGCGCATCGTGTCCGAGGGTGGCAGGCCGTATATGCTCCCGTCGAGCGCCCGCACCCGGCCCTGTAAGGTCACGAACAACTGCCCGGAGTTTCCCGTAGCTGGCACATCTTGGGAATAGAAATAGTCGATTTGCCGGGGTCGCTCGGCCACCGAGTCGAGCCGTGCCGCGCCCGTCTGCGGAAAGCGGACGAGCAGCCTGCGGGCCCGGTCGAGACGTGCGGCGGTATCCTGTGCACCGAGACCCGTCAGCCAATGCCGGTACTTGTCGTAGCGCCATTCACTCCGGCACTGTACCCCAGCGAACAGCCCGCCCCGAATCACAAGCGGGGCAAGCGTGAGGGACGTGTCCTGCCGGTGCAATACCGGCATGAGCTCGATCCCGAAGCAGCGGCTTTGGAGCTCGCGCGGAACACTTACCCGGAATCCGATCATAACCCGGCCGAGCCGTTCGATAATCACTTTGCGTTTGGCAACCACTTCGACTGGCTGTAAACGGACAAGCATCCGGCGGTTTCCGGCGC
This window encodes:
- a CDS encoding PRTRC system ThiF family protein; translation: MTRAHFSDSYLLNPQHPVTINVIGAGGTGSQVVTSLARMDQALRTLGHCGLSVRVYDPDLVSESNIGRQLFGEADLGLNKAQCIITRINRFFGSDWQAETTHYPQEEDNTSANLFITCTDSVSSRVNLARLLKSTGRGNSYTDYATPLYWCDFGNAQKTGQIILGTIRENIEQPKSKKFQTIQRLPCVTDYVKSYGTIKDEDSGPSCSLAEALNKQDLFVNSTLAHLGCSLLWKLFREGLILYHGLYLNLDTLRVNPISV
- a CDS encoding prokaryotic E2 ligase family D protein, which gives rise to MNCLTEKINMLLRPEAALIVYHCEEPEKMFYLETRPITPDGKMGAAQPVSCEFMNRLTSAYCESHSGTPFGPIPETMLYCDVRKGREKYIWYNPPAKRMMYFRKDLCMENAEYHMPGVIYIATNETLRIFAYKGKRPAKNAELFLAPFFNTSSNDVCLGTARLNKPLNPTYDELTDYWEKRFWQSEFSHLSSEGNPTEHNLVLVTKAAKEQPFDPNELKPYRKTLNQLLK
- a CDS encoding PRTRC system protein C: MALAINGLDRAFTFQKGNELIALSDPNPSMTVDQVMNFYSNTYPELTTATAQGPEIKNDQSIYTFKTTLGTKG
- a CDS encoding PRTRC system protein E produces the protein MFFQQINQMMGQDTDLILTIRKTDENVLTVAVITKMNGLQDQAQHYITPFTATGIPEELDQGFTSALAQPVPKAQGLLTNMKQFEHQLEVAEANSKAAKAEKDKKEKEEKERKEKSDKFKKKAEEQIAAGKLGDAMVNLRQARLYANDLNKKKITLLLEDVQAKMCQGSLFGKTATGSSVTQQAVRPPASIDDTDNNEDDDDDENEEEDPYNEIIDFPEECRAKDICQNMTNQTLF
- a CDS encoding DUF6047 family protein, encoding MKTETDALLFTQSPEGKNAYRNYLQEIAASMLSGSREGQTLRVFDIPANLINRWDQFTYLKNKGCYLAKGNLESDGILSHEQILKADPASLQSFVRSFAPEAIYMPRRAYDYASLTLAGSHAMESFQCSEKQRFSYDEQFKTINRNISRCGDMNQKATLYRERGKIANDIIGRDFPEYENSQVLKEKIIPEYPKRQSRGRGL
- a CDS encoding FimB/Mfa2 family fimbrial subunit, translating into MRKIVYMIWSGLLLSGCSLSETTDIEVDARPSLTVSYHYLNKDGIDATQDEIHSLDLYIFDPMGHFIKKVEADRRAAEDTSGLRLLDGVPAGEYTVVCFGNVKRITIPKLVPGESTTADLFAVEKQGDTCPDADRLFHSLTRFEVRRGEPHVRTVDLDKHYFLVDLTVNGAEKLVVTPDKMAVLFTGIPSGTDYKGDPVFAQTAFSPRLQQTQQGFSATFAVYSFDMPDPVRMIVQAGSETVGQVNLGEYIARHDLGIDLRNDRDVVLPIDIDVTTTGITITVNDWDDGAIQLPIIGK
- a CDS encoding tetratricopeptide repeat protein, which encodes MKTIQIAVLCALLCSCVQTRRLERREVGASLALVTERQAKQETEPYQPNWTKVKKPFSGDSLYFGEAVFDSAGNRRMLVRLQPVEVVAKRKVIIERLGRVMIGFRVSVPRELQSRCFGIELMPVLHRQDTSLTLAPLVIRGGLFAGVQCRSEWRYDKYRHWLTGLGAQDTAARLDRARRLLVRFPQTGAARLDSVAERPRQIDYFYSQDVPATGNSGQLFVTLQGRVRALDGSIYGLPPSDTMRYTVSSMLSFVDTTQRFVKRIVKKYAEVRDRSYLNFPVNGTAIIDTLDDNGPQLARITATMDSLINHSEFYVDSVTLTASSSPEGSYAHNALLAERRARSLKGYLTDRFGREIDTLIAVRWVGEDWDGLRKLIAGEEGIAHRSEILKLIAQRTHDDGLESEIRRCYPEDYALLRRKLYPRLRAVDFRYSLRRRDMVQDTVVTAEPDTLYSRAVEMLKHRDYAPAMYLLESYHDRNYALALLSLGYDALAREVLEPLPQDPERDYMLAIVCARLGARDEALVYYRRAAETEPRYRFRAKLDPELSGLVENL